From Fusarium fujikuroi IMI 58289 draft genome, chromosome FFUJ_chr07, a single genomic window includes:
- a CDS encoding related to general amino acid permease, which translates to MSTHDTSPQLLKVDTMPSEKKLGDPVTDTRRDSDVENMAGTVVESHELRQGLHQRHIQMIALAGTIGTGLFLSSGRAIAYAGPLGAFLSYLIIGLAVSSVVCGVGEMGALAPLSGGVIRYAELFCDPALAFANGWNQVYSYVVSIPAEIVAAAVIIEYWVTINSAIWITVLGIPMIVCSLLFVRIYGELEFGFSMLKIMLIVGVNIMCLVITCGGGPKGEAIGFDYWKSPYGPMVQYLGIAGSLGRFLGFWKTLNNALYAYSGIENITLAAAETRDPRRSIPMAAKRIFIRIGLFYVVTIFMIGLVVPSTDKKLVPWTGDASMSPFVIAAQNAGIKAVPSIVNAVVLTSAWSAGNSNVLGGSRILYGMAAQGQAPSIFLRINRFGIPYLAVSFYGLFMALGYMTLSDSASTVFTWLQDLVSISTLVNWITICIVYLRFVHACNKQGIDRQKELPWAAPFQPYTTYASLALFVLLFFTGGYTTFLHGYWETETFISSYFNLPFTIIMYFGYKLWFKTKVIPLEDVQLRHLVDRYQNEPQVAPKPRRGLAKLNFLWS; encoded by the coding sequence ATGTCAACTCACGACACTTCGCCCCAACTTCTCAAAGTCGACACTATGCCTTCGGAAAAGAAACTCGGTGATCCTGTCACAGATACACGGCGGGACAGCGACGTCGAGAATATGGCTGGAACGGTCGTTGAGTCTCACGAGCTCAGGCAGGGTCTACACCAACGACACATCCAGATGATTGCTCTGGCAGGCACAATTGGTACTGGCCTTTTCCTCAGCTCTGGAAGGGCCATTGCCTATGCTGGTCCACTCGGTGCATTCCTGTCATATCTGATCATTGGCTTGGCCGTTTCGAGTGTCGTCTGCGGCGTTGGCGAGATGGGTGCTCTGGCGCCTCTGAGTGGTGGTGTCATTCGCTACGCCGAACTCTTCTGCGACCCTGCTCTTGCCTTTGCCAACGGATGGAATCAGGTGTACTCGTACGTAGTCTCCATCCCTGCCGAGATCGTCGCCGCCGCCGTCATCATCGAATACTGggtcaccatcaacagcgcCATCTGGATCACGGTGCTTGGGATTCCCATGATTGTCTGTTCACTGCTATTCGTGCGTATCTACGGCGAGCTCGAGTTCGGCTTCTCCATGCTGAAGATCATGCTCATTGTTGGCGTCAATATCATGTGTCTGGTCATTACATGCGGCGGTGGTCCAAAAGGCGAGGCCATCGGCTTTGACTACTGGAAAAGTCCCTACGGGCCCATGGTTCAGTACCTCGGCATTGCTGGGTCTCTTGGCCGGTTCTTGGGCTTCTGGAAGACGCTGAACAATGCGCTCTACGCCTACTCAGGCATAGAGAACATCACCCTGGCTGCGGCTGAGACGAGGGATCCTCGTCGGTCTATCCCCATGGCCGCAAAACGTATCTTTATCCGCATCGGCCTCTTCTACGTCGTGACCATCTTCATGATCGGCTTGGTCGTCCCGTCCACCGACAAGAAGCTAGTACCATGGACGGGAGACGCTTCCATGTCGCCATTTGTCATTGCTGCTCAAAACGCAGGCATCAAAGCTGTACCGTCAATCGTCAACGCAGTTGTGCTCACTTCGGCTTGGTCTGCGGGTAACTCCAACGTGCTTGGCGGTTCCAGAATCCTATACGGAATGGCAGCTCAGGGTCAAGCCCCGTCCATTTTCTTGCGTATCAACAGATTTGGTATCCCCTATCTCGCAGTCTCCTTCTATGGGCTCTTCATGGCTCTGGGATACATGACCCTCTCCGACTCGGCTAGCACAGTCTTCACCTGGCTGCAGGATCTCGTCTCCATCTCTACCCTGGTCAACTGGATTACCATCTGCATCGTCTATCTGCGATTCGTCCACGCCTGCAACAAGCAAGGGATCGATCGCCAAAAGGAGCTCCCTTGGGCTGCTCCTTTCCAGCCATACACGACCTATGCCTCTCTTGCCTTGTTTGTTCTGCTTTTCTTCACTGGCGGCTACACAACCTTTTTGCATGGCTACTGGGAGACCGAGACGTTCATTTCAAGTTACTTCAACTTGCCCTTCACTATTATCATGTATTTCGGCTATAAGCTTTGGTTCAAAACAAAGGTCATTCCGTTGGAAGACGTCCAACTTCGTCACTTGGTTGATCGTTACCAAAATGAGCCCCAGGTGGCGCCAAAGCCTCGACGCGGATTAGCAAAGCTGAACTTTCTGTGGTCTTAA
- a CDS encoding related to 3-(3-Hydroxyphenyl)propionate 2-hydroxylase, which produces MSSPNSNFFPVIIVGAGPVGLITAVNLAKLNVPVLILERNHQVDQSPRAAVYQPCAQAELLESGTLDDVRKESVLNDVMTFWKNKERVASITKTQDADVFPAGLNCPQPKLAKILVDHLLKKYNAEIKFCQKVIRINSDAGQDTVEVVTLDTNTNLEIRYTCHWLVGADGAGSTVRRLSDITFDGFSWPKEDFVATNVRFDFMKHGFSTANFIMDPVHWSVVCILDDAGLWRCAFGVKAGMTNDEIRSEIDEHYKHIFPVWPAEYELVELNKYKPHQRCASTFKKGRVLLAGDAAHSNNPIGGLGLTTGLLDAGPLGRALGAVINGRAPEDLLDYWANARRDKWLTFTNAFSIENKRMIQMGGYSEDPLGIWADDEVAKEHNMEKWVRTATPEKRREDTQFHESLADLHNQDMVHVRQWSITLDPRWMEEYEDPEVVKYRISLRPDRP; this is translated from the exons ATGTCTTCCCCGAATTCAAACTTCTTTCCAGTCATAATTGTTGGAGCAGGTCCGGTTGGCCTGATTACCGCGgtaaacttggcaaagctCAATGTGCCAGTACTGATACTAGAAAGAAACCACCAAGTCGACCAATCACCCCGCGCAGCTGTTTACCAGCCTTGTGCACAGGCGGAGCTGCTCGAGTCTGGCACACTCGATGATGTCCGGAAGGAGTCCGTTCTCAATGATGTCATGACTTTTtggaagaacaaggaaagGGTCGcttccatcaccaagacGCAAGATGCTGATGTGTTCCCTGCCGGACTCAATTGCCCGCAACCCAAGCTAGCCAAAATCTTGGTCGACCATCTCCTCAAGAAATACAACGCTGAGATCAAGTTCTGCCAGAAGGTCATTCGAATCAATTCCGACGCTGGTCAAGATACAGTCGAAGTTGTGACTCTGGACACCAATACGAACCTCGAGATCAGATACACGTGCCACTGGCTGGTAGGGGCTGACGGGGCTGGATCAACCGTTCGCAGACTCTCCGACATTACATTTGACGGCTTTTCTTGGCCCAAGGAAGACTTTGTCGCGACCAATGTACGCTTCGATTTCATGAAGCATGGCTTTTCGACCGCCAACTTTATCATGGACCCAGTGCACTGGTCTGTCGTATGCATTCTCGATGACGCTGGTCTTTGGCGCTGTGCCTTTGGTGTCAAGGCGGGAATGACCAACGATGAGATTCGATCCGAGATCGATGAGCACTACAAGCACATTTTCCCAGTATGGCCTGCCGAATATGAGCTCGTGGAGCTGAACAAGTACAAGCCTCATCAGAGATGTGCCTCGACTTTCAAGAAAGGAAGAGTTTTGCTGGCGGGAGATGCTGCTCAT AGCAACAACCCTATTGGAGGGCTGGGCTTGACTACAGGCCTCTTGGATGCGGGACCCCTGGGCCGCGCCCTTGGTGCCGTGATTAACGGTCGAGCACCAGAAGACCTTCTTGACTACTGGGCGAACGCGCGTCGCGACAAGTGGCTCACTTTCACAAATGCATTCTCGATTGAGAATAAAAGGATGATCCAGATGGGGGGATACAGTGAGGATCCTCTTGGCATATGggccgatgatgaagtcgcAAAAGAACATAACATGGAGAAGTGGGTAAGGACGGCAACTCCGGAGAAGAGACGTGAGGACACTCAGTTCCACGAGTCCCTTGCAGACCTCCATAACCAGGATATGGTCCACGTGAGGCAATGGAGCATCACCCTTGATCCTCGGTGGATGGAGGAGTACGAGGATCCAGAGGTGGTGAAGTACAGAATTTCGCTTCGGCCAGATAGACCCTAA
- a CDS encoding related to triacylglycerol lipase II precursor codes for MCRTCTSRRQSGRQRIDLLALGPRDEPVGSDVQTSEVLLSDWLCSSTTAPRVNLGYAKYEGVALSSGVNQFLGMRYAAPPTGSRRFRLPDRPLNETYLVQAHKHGAVCYGVNPSVPTPDLEFSEDCLFIDVYAPKNATSNKDGGLPVMLWIQGGGFVQNINANYNGSGLIEATQGNMIVATFNYRVGPYGFLANHELEEEGNLNVGLHDQMAAIEWIHEHISKFGGDPSKVTLFGTSVGGGSVLLQLLAYGGNSTNSSKQWSAGIAESMYLPSVYTVDEMQFHYEHLLTATNCSDLECLRQLPIEQFQAKNVAIPFPGQHEPALFGYGPTIDGSFLPDRPSTLLRQGRFAKDKSMILGSSNTEGTVFAPQANTTEDVNQFLTAQLPGLTETALNRLNQLYSDIPATYPNVNITQAPLYYRAAGMLGDSSFLCPAFQFAAGLQHAGVPVYLYLDRIFDPVEVQAGYIVPHTFDTQAVWGPSYSINYAALPGARSYEPGQSNAAIVPVVQAFWTSFARSSGNPNILRANGTLFWKESMGGSFLSIETNNTRMEQISNSLSEKCAYWADLEAETRQ; via the exons ATGTGTCGGACTTGTACATCACGCCGACAGAGCGGCAGGCAAAGAATAGATCTTCTAGCTCTTGGACCACGGGATGAACCCGTTGGTAGTGATGTTCAGACGTCCGAAGTACTTCTATCAGATTGGCT CTGCTCGTCAACGACTGCACCTCGTGTCAATTTGGGCTATGCTAAATACGAAGGTGTAGCCCTTTCCAGTGGTGTCAACCAGTTCTTGGGTATGCG ATATGCCGCGCCGCCCACGGGGTCACGCCGCTTCCGGTTGCCTGATCGGCCGCTCAATGAAACATACTTAGTCCAGGCTCACAAG CACGGCGCTGTCTGTTATGGCGTTAACCCATCTGTTCCAACCCCCGACTTGGAGTTCTCAGAAGACTGCCTCTTCATAGACGTATACGCTCCGAAAAATGCTACCTCCAACAAAGACGGCGGCCTTCCAGTCATGTTGTGGATCCAAGGTGGTGGGTTTGTCCAGAACATCAACGCAAACTACAACGGTTCCGGCCTCATCGAAGCAACCCAGGGAAACATGATTGTGGCCACCTTTAACTACCGTGTTGGACCGTACGGGTTCCTTGCCAACCATGaattggaagaagaaggaaaccTGAATGTCGGGCTCCATGATCAGATGGCCGCTATCGAATGGATTCATGAACATATCTCCAAATTCGGAGGCGATCCGAGCAAAGTGACACTTTTCGGTACTTCCGTCGGCGGAGGCAGTGTTCTTCTGCAATTACTGGCATATGGAGGCAATTCCACAAATAGCTCAAAGCAATGGAGTGCAGGAATCGCCGAGTCCATGTATCTGCCCTCAGTCTACACTGTCGATGAGATGCAGTTCCATTACGAGCACCTGCTTACGGCTACGAATTGTAGCGACTTGGAATGTCTGCGCCAGTTGCCTATTGAGCAGTTTCAAGCCAAGAATGTGGCTATCCCATTCCCAGGTCAACATGAGCCTGCGCTTTTTGGATATGGCCCGACCATCGACGGTAGCTTTCTCCCAGATCGGCCCTCCACTCTGCTTCGGCAAGGACGGTTTGCAAAAGACAAATCAATGATCCTGGGATCCTCGAATACAGAAGGAACCGTCTTTGCACCTCAAGCCAATACTACCGAGGATGTGAACCAATTCCTAACGGCTCAACTCCCTGGTCTGACGGAAACAGCTCTTAACAGGCTAAACCAGCTTTATTCAGATATACCAGCGACGTATCCCAATGTCAACATCACGCAGGCTCCACTATACTACAGAGCGGCAGGGATGCTCGGCGATTCCTCCTTCCTTTGTCCGGCTTTCCAGTTCGCGGCCGGCCTCCAGCATGCTGGTGTTCCAGTGTACTTGTATCTTGATCGCATCTTTGATCCGGTCGAGGTCCAAGCTGGCTACATTGTGCCACATACTTTCGACACGCAGGCTGTCTGGGGACCCTCATACTCCATAAACTACGCTGCTTTGCCGGGGGCCAGGAGCTACGAACCCGGTCAATCTAATGCTGCAATTGTACCTGTAGTGCAGGCTTTCTGGACTAGTTTCGCTCGATCTTCTGGCAACCCTAACATCTTAAGGGCTAATGGGACGCTATTTTGGAAGGAATCCATGGGCGGTAGCTTTCTCAGTATCGAGACGAATAATACTAGGATGGAACAGATAAGTAACTCATTATCTGAGAAATGTGCTTACTGGGCGGACCTTGAGGCGGAAACAAGACAGTAG
- a CDS encoding related to fungal specific transcription factor, which produces MPGVSLDTENLSNIADRLDAEHESLNTASEGPRDLEGLGDNLEALEIDDEACTMQPVGDTTAHFSGEFSYWNFSMRIKNLIESQIQEPESRREGNSQNDDSDAFPRAHHLRPGHNHLSEAISSFPPANISHFLVTVYFKFAESYLFFIEESWVFEKLDLLYKSPQGLSQAGSEVTVSILLTVLAIGTQYAHLEHTDGSDNTSTSGLLEEEIGAMFYQQAIRLLPEIIEISSLESVQACLLFGYYSLPIDASGLGFIYVNLASRLGIQNGMHRKCSNNAFNAGVIETRNRVWWTTYVLERKISIFHGRPISVSRSNIDTSLPIHQDGLHSVDWRKRASYMRVSVQLMHFLEDMYHEINILRNCRKREIVTVVSRLVSKKDGLVTWWQSLPPDTTDMTEQPTTTQSRSAMHLRLDYCLVRMFVGRPFLLKKDTKDSATSPSVPENSPGTNERSASKLVTSREELISDCIKAATEALDICQHLRSSGMGLARASYSEYSACRASLLVLIAYSIRNLSDQFRKSLCEGLDMIREMSAVGESARAEISLIESLERALARLHATAKPKDVGTSDNQANFDSAYEAFRSWGANLASKNGLDAPTPAVPDASGGQAEIDSVSGWPVDFQALSSMDFFSAYDPMADPLLQLPVFGTETLSPTDGWLTQSETEILGQFITGPPGGN; this is translated from the exons ATGCCAGGAGTTTCTCTTGACACTGAGAATCTGTCCAATATAGCAGACAGACTCGACGCCGAGCATGAGAGTCTAAACACGGCATCGGAGGGCCCGAGGGACTTGGAAGGGTTGGGGGACAACTTGGAAGCATTGGAGATCGATGATGAGGCGTGTACGATGCAACCAGTTGGGGATACAACAGCGC ATTTCTCAGGGGAATTTTCGTATTGGAACTTCTCCATGCGTATCAAGAACCTAATCGAGAGCCAGATACAAGAACCAGAGAGCCGCCGA GAAGGCAATAGTCAAAATGATGACTCGGATGCTTTTCCACGGGCGCATCATCTACGTCCTGGGCATAATCACTTGTCAGAAGCCATATCATCGTTCCCCCCTGCCAACATATCACACTTCCTGGTGACAGTATATTTCAAGTTTGCAGAGAGTTATCTGTTCTTTATCGAAGAGAGCTGGGTTTTTGAGAAATTAGATCTGCTCTATAAAAGCCCCCAAGGTCTGTCCCAAGCCGGCAGTGAAGTGACGGTCAGCATCCTCCTGACAGTCCTTGCCATTGGAACACAATACGCTCATCTTGAACACACCGACGGTTCTGATAACACCTCGACGTCAGGCCTCTTGGAGGAAGAGATAGGCGCCATGTTTTACCAACAAGCAATACGGCTGCTCCCGGAAATTATTGAGATTTCGTCCCTTGAAAGTGTGCAGGCATGTCTGTTGTTTGGATACTATTCCCTGCCAATTGACGCCTCTGGCCTCGGATTTATCTACGTTAACCTGGCTTCTCGGTTGGGAATACAGAATGGCATGCATCGGAAATGCAGCAACAACGCCTTTAACGCAGGCGTTATCGAAACTCGAAATCGTGTTTGGTGGACGACTTACGTGTTGGAAAG aaagatatctATCTTTCATGGCCGGCCCATCTCAGTATCTCGGTCAAATATCGATACCAGCCTACCAATCCATCAGGACGGTTTACACTCGGTTGATTGGCGCAAACGAGCTTCTTACATGAGAGTCTCTGTACAGCTGATGCATTTCCTCGAAGACATGTATCACGAAAT CAACATCTTGCGTAACTGCCGAAAGCGAGAGATAGTCACAGTAGTATCGCGGCTTGTGTCCAAAAAAGACGGCTTGGTCACCTGGTGGCAATCTCTCCCTCCGGATACAACCGACATGACTGAgcagccaacaacaacacagtCACGTTCGGCAATGCACCTGAGACTCGACTACTGCCTAGTGCGTATGTTTGTCGGGAGACCGTTTCTATTGAAGAAAGATACAAAAGACTCTGCGACGAGCCCGTCCGTCCCTGAAAACAGCCCCGGAACCAATGAAAGAAGCGCCTCGAAACTTGTGACTAGCCGAGAAGAGCTGATAAGCGACTGTATCAAAGCAGCAACGGAAGCCCTTGACATTTGTCAGCACCTACGCTCGAGCGGGATGGGTCTTGCTCGAGCCTCGTATTCCGAATACAGTGCATGTCGAGCATCGTTGCTGGTGCTGATTGCCTACTCGATCCGCAATCTCTCTGACCAATTCCGCAAGTCGTTATGTGAAGGTTTAGATATGATACGGGAAATGTCTGCTGTTGGAGAGTCGGCACGCGCTGAGATTTCCTTGATCGAGTCGCTTGAGCGTGCGTTAGCTCGTCTGCATGCAACAGCAAAACCGAAAGACGTGGGCACTAGCGATAACCAAGCGAATTTTGATTCGGCATACGAAGCATTCCGCAGCTGGGGAGCCAACTTGGCGAGCAAGAATGGGCTGGACGCCCCTACGCCTGCGGTTCCGGATGCCTCAGGTGGTCAAGCGGAGATAGACTCCGTGTCTGGCTGGCCGGTAGACTTCCAGGCCCTGTCCAGCATGGACTTTTTCAGTGCTTATGACCCTATGGCTGATCCTCTACTTCAACTACCTGTCTTTGGTACCGAAACTCTCTCTCCGACTGACGGGTGGCTTACCCAGTCCGAGACGGAAATTCTTGGGCAATTCATCACAGGACCTCCTGGAGGAAACTAG
- a CDS encoding related to heat shock protein 30 — translation MAFFLPQTFYHIQAPQNPLFHLLRELDQSVQQPQRKRQCQPQQKSRAQASCPAYRVNSRPWEPRFEAHETEDSFVLYGELPGMNKEHVTVEFPEPRKLVVSGKVERFTEEPKPVETTTEQTAPTPVTDSDNEDTRSRSSYQATVEDDVDDDEFEVLSHTSEKSKTVSQPEPETLSEKVQEKQPEQPEEPRRSGYSKEFSRYFTFPTYINHDAVTADLKDGLLTIVIPKATPKSQRIIIN, via the coding sequence ATGGCATTCTTCCTTCCCCAGACCTTCTACCATATCCAGGCTCCCCAGAACCCactcttccatctcctccgAGAGCTTGACCAGTCCGTTCAGCAGCCCCAGCGAAAGCGCCAATGCCAGCCTCAGCAGAAGAGCCGCGCTCAGGCTTCCTGCCCTGCCTATCGGGTCAACTCCCGCCCATGGGAGCCCCGCTTTGAAGCCCATGAGACTGAGGACTCGTTCGTGCTCTACGGCGAGCTCCCCGGTATGAACAAGGAGCACGTCACTGTCGAGTTCCCTGAGCCTCGCAAGCTTGTCGTCAGCGGCAAGGTTGAGCGATTCACAGAGGAGCCCAAGCCAGTTGAAACAACCACCGAGCAGACTGCTCCCACCCCAGTCACCGATTCAGACAACGAAGACACCCGAAGCAGAAGCTCTTACCAGGCCActgtcgaggatgatgtcgatgacgACGAGTTTGAGGTCTTGAGTCACACATCGGAGAAGTCAAAGACCGTCAGCCAGCCGGAGCCTGAGACTCTCAGCGAGAAGGTACAGGAGAAACAACCTGAGCAACCTGAAGAGCCAAGACGCTCTGGCTATAGCAAGGAGTTCTCCCGCTACTTCACTTTCCCCACCTACATCAACCACGACGCGGTCACTGCCGACCTCAAGGATGGTCTCTTGACCATAGTCATTCCTAAGGCTACTCCCAAGTCGCagcgcatcatcatcaattaA
- a CDS encoding related to oxidoreductase — MTTSNGNTSRTAGTPKCMPAPDPAPCFWQQELPQDLAELRDHRSSKQLLDYSDIVIIGAGFAGLSTAHHLVRDAGTTSICILEARGICSGATGRNGGHCRPDLYGHIPTYIDRAGERAGAEIAEFEIANLRAIKKIIDEEKIDCDFTLTRSIDVWCNEDSAKKAEAVYQSMVSHNFEYMDDVVFYTGDKVEGICGVKGAVACASFTAGTMWPFKFLMHLTKKLLAAGVNIQAHTPVTSVMPDPSGDGSFVVETPRGKMRAGKVIHANNAYVSALLPEYSKNIIPCKGICCRITVPEGTTAPLLNNSYINRTKDNALSYFIPRHDGSIIVGGASSVFRPFKEQWYDNVDDSVLIDSAKDYYEDYMQQTYRGWEKTGAKVSNIWTGVMGYSYDSNPHIGKVPSKDGQFIVAGFNGHGMPVIWLAAKELARMVSQGTQFEETTLPRLFQTSQFRIDRAQSGKEEDGDIIGTGNFSTTKP; from the exons ATGACCACCTCCAACGGAAACACATCTCGCACCGCCGGCACGCCCAAGTGCATGCCCGCACCGGACCCAGCACCATGCTTCTGGCAACAAGAACTGCCACAAGATTTGGCTGAGCTGCGCGATCACCGCTCTTCAAAGCAGCTCCTCGACTACAgcgacatcgtcatcatcggcgcTGGATTCGCAGGCCTCAGCACAGCGCACCACCTCGTCCGCGATGCCGGCACCACGTCTATCTGTATTCTCGAGGCCAGGGGCATCTGCTCTGGTGCCACTGGTCGCAACGGGGGACACTGCCGGCCAGACCTCTACGGCCATATTCCCACCTACATAGATCGAGCCGGCGAGCGCGCTGGTGCTGAGATTGCCGAATTTGAGATTGCCAACCTGCgcgccatcaagaagatcattgatgaagagaagattgaTTGCGACTTCACTCTTACCCGATCCATTGATGTCTGGTGTAACGAAGACTCGGCCAAGAAGGCAGAGGCCGTCTACCAATCAATGGTGTCTCACAACTTTGAGTATATGGATGATGTTGTGTTTTATACAGGCGATAAAGTCGAAGGC ATCTGCGGTGTCAAAGGCGCTGTTGCATGCGCAAGCTTCACGGCAGGGACCATGTGGCCCTTCAAATTCTTGATGCACCTCACAAAAAAACTCCTCGCCGCAGGCGTCAACATCCAGGCACATACACCTGTCACTTCCGTGATGCCAGACCCCTCGGGTGACGGATCGTTCGTCGTCGAGACACCGCGTGGGAAGATGCGAGCAGGAAAGGTGATCCACGCCAACAACGCCTATGTTTCAGCGCTTCTTCCGGAATACAGCAAGAACATCATCCCCTGTAAGGGCATTTGCTGTCGTATCACCGTCCCAGAGGGAACTACAGCGCCGTTATTGAACAACTCGTACATCAACCGCACCAAAGATAACGCGCTATCATATTTTATCCCTAGACACGACGGCAGCATCATCGTAGGTGGTGCTTCATCTGTTTTCCGGCCATTTAAGGAACAGTGGTATGACAATGTCGACGACAGTGTCCTCATCGACTCTGCAAAGGACTACTACGAAGACTACATGCAACAAACCTATCGTGGCTGGGAAAAGACTGGTGCCAAAGTGAGCAATATCTGGACTGGCGTCATGGGTTACTCATATGACTCAAATCCACACATTGGTAAAGTTCCCAGCAAGGATGGGCAATTCATCGTAGCTGGGTTTAATGGACACGGAATGCCTGTCATCTGGCTGGCAGCTAAAGAGTTGGCTCGGATGGTATCCCAAGGGACTCAATTTGAGGAGACAACACTGCCTCGTTTGTTCCAGACAAGCCAGTTTCGAATTGACCGGGCACAGAGCggtaaggaagaagatggtgataTTATAGGCACTGGTAACTTTAGTACTACAAAGCCATAG
- a CDS encoding probable 2-haloalkanoic acid dehalogenase, whose product MANQKHVVFDVVGTCVSFDAFYNGIDRVIGEKLASKHITANAFGYTWMTAAELEFTFLSVSERHRPYKEVLRTLFYRTLFMVGVAAPRELVTDAERDACVQAYSDLELRPGAKECFQILRDAGFTVWCLTTGDTKRVGGYFERAGVDMPLENLISCDGQGVAKPALAAYRPTLARFAPDDIKWFAAAHMWDVSAAVKVGFRGAYCTIYEQDPCAEIFDTKMEVMADTLPEMAKGIVQASL is encoded by the coding sequence ATGGCCAATCAAAAGCATGTCGTCTTCGACGTCGTCGGCACTTGCGTCTCATTCGATGCCTTCTACAACGGCATTGACCGCGTCATCGGCGAGAAGCTGGCCTCAAAGCACATCACAGCCAATGCATTCGGCTACACTTGGATGACGGCAGCCGAGCTCGAGTTCACCTTTCTCTCAGTCTCTGAGCGCCATCGTCCCTACAAGGAAGTCTTGCGCACCTTGTTCTACCGTACGCTATTCATGGTTGGTGTTGCAGCACCACGAGAACTGGTCACAGACGCAGAGAGGGATGCCTGTGTCCAGGCATACTCGGACCTCGAGCTGCGACCTGGAGCAAAAGAGTGCTTTCAAATACTGAGAGACGCCGGCTTCACAGTATGGTGTTTGACAACCGGCGATACCAAGCGTGTGGGTGGATACTTTGAGCGCGCTGGCGTAGACATGCCCTTGGAGAACCTCATCAGCTGCGATGGACAGGGCGTGGCCAAGCCCGCGTTGGCTGCGTATAGGCCGACCTTGGCTCGATTCGCGCCGGATGATATCAAGTggtttgctgctgctcaCATGTGGGACGTGTCAGCTGCAGTCAAGGTTGGCTTCCGCGGTGCTTACTGCACCATATATGAACAAGATCCCTGCGCTGAGATCTTCGACACCAAGATGGAGGTCATGGCTGATACACTACCAGAGATGGCAAAGGGGATCGTACAAGCATCGCTTTAG